In a single window of the Sander lucioperca isolate FBNREF2018 chromosome 19, SLUC_FBN_1.2, whole genome shotgun sequence genome:
- the itpkb gene encoding inositol-trisphosphate 3-kinase B isoform X1, whose amino-acid sequence MAASALNLNGLGVMNSSNQFHTQAGSSSTTSRTRTSPVGRPVLPVPDRSTYCQLLGGGTPGGGIYSPTSPKTSPRTLGPTFVFPPSSSLSPSPTPRARSPSPRSPELLGVNVGQRVRRLSSPGAEERGEGEGQEERVGETGGGERREERRRQAQLLQIHRELQNVEVRGKVGIFEAHISGIRAQVLNTELQRSPRSPRRSSSQTPSHPSQQNTALDCPMTHPQESKVTSVVQNGREREDDTMEGERREGGSKDDEKDNSATKTNTENKTLIGQNGRHSETTIQTSLVDRVFVVPGSLETLNPDATTDKEKKEGERQREKEGEKDRGEVENTQMSGDEREQTEREVRDEKEDQLCLEMLLKTETNRLEVNPETNAFPQVQSSESTPCLLDTDHTSNHSPSIPAVIITDHGLESQPQNSEGPGSDQGLGCTSSPSSSPAFGTNSSTRSLRKLSSSSASSAGFSSSWEESEEDISSDTEKGEQLLNPAVLTSQQRAHKSWKKIKNMVHWSPFVMSFKKKYPWIQLAGHAGSFKAGANGRILKKHCECEQRCLSLLMRDVLRPYVPGYHGDVEKDGQKYNQMEDLLAEFDFPCVMDCKMGVRTYLEEELTKARKKPSPRPDMYQKMVEVDPEAATPEENLQKAVTKPRYMQWRETISSTATLGFRIEGVKKEDGTVNRDFKKTKTREQVTEAFHDFVKGNKDILNGYLSRLKEVRDTLEISPFFKTHEVIGSSLLFVHDSKGRAKVWMIDFGKTTPLPEGEELTHRASWQEGNREDGYLSGLDSLVDIILSMVNSET is encoded by the exons ATGGCAGCCTCTGCCCTGAACCTGAATGGCCTTGGAGTCATGAACag CAGTAATCAGTTTCACACCCAAGCAGGCTCCTCTAGTACCACCTCTCGAACTAGAACCAGTCCGGTCGGTCGACCTGTGCTGCCAGTTCCAGATCGGAGCACCTATTGTCAGTTACTGGGCGGGGGAACGCCGGGTGGAGGTATCTACAGCCCAACCAGCCCTAAG ACGAGCCCTCGAACCCTGGGTCCAACCTTTGTCTTCCCTCCTTCATCCTCGCTTTCCCCCAGCCCCACCCCTCGTGCTCGCTCCCCCTCCCCGCGAAGCCCGGAGCTCCTAGGAGTCAATGTGGGCCAGCGGGTCCGACGACTGAGCTCGCCCGGCgctgaggagagaggggaaggcGAAGGGCAGGAGGAGAGGGTAGGAGAGacgggaggaggagagaggcgaGAGGAAAGGAGACGCCAGGCACAGCTACTGCAGATACACAGAGAGCTGCAGAACGTTGAG GTCAGGGGAAAAGTGGGCATTTTCGAGGCCCACATTTCCGGAATTCGTGCCCAAGTGCTAAACACTGAGCTCCAGCGCAGCCCTCGATCTCCAAGACGATCGAGTAGCCAAACCCCTTCCCATCCCAGCCAACAAAACACAGCCCTTGACTGCCCAATGACCCATCCGCAAGAGAGTAAAGTTACCTCTGTTGTCCAAAAtggaagagaaagggaggatgACACAATGGaaggagaaaggagagaaggaggaagtAAAGATGATGAGAAGGACAACAGTGCTACTAAAACCAACACTGAGAACAAGacactgattggtcaaaatggccgccattcAGAAACAACAATACAAACTTCCTTAGTAGACAGAGTGTTTGTCGTTCCAGGTTCCCTTGAGACATTAAACCCAGAtgcaacaacagacaaagagaaaaaagaaggagaaagacagagagaaaaggagggagaaaaagacagaggggAGGTAGAGAACACACAAATGTCGGGAGATGAaagagaacagacagagagagaagtgagAGATGAGAAAGAGGACCAGTTGTGTCTTGAGATGCTGCTTAAGACAGAGACTAACAGGTTGGAGGTTAACCCAGAAACAAATGCTTTTCCTCAGGTGCAAAGCAGTGAGAGCACCCCTTGTTTGCTGGACACCGATCACACCTCCAAccactctccctccatccctgcAGTCATAATAACTGACCACGGTTTGGAAAGCCAGCCTCAAAATTCTGAAGGCCCTGGCTCAGACCAGGGACTAGGCTGCACCTCAAGCCCCAGTTCTAGCCCTGCCTTTGGGACAAACTCCTCCACCCGCTCCCTCAGGAAGCTGTcgtcctcctctgcctcctcggCCGGTTTCTCCTCGTCTTGGGAAGAGTCGGAAGAGGATATTTCTAGTGATACAGAGAAAGGAGAGCAGCTTCTCAACCCTGCAGTCCTCACTTCTCAACAGAGAGCA cacAAGTCTTGGAAGAAGATTAAGAACATGGTCCACTGGTCACCGTTTGTCATGTCCTTCAAGAAGAAATATCCCTGGATACAACTGGCTGGGCATGCAG GAAGCTTCAAGGCGGGAGCAAACGGCCGTATATTAAAA AAACACTGTGAATGTGAGCAGCGCTGTTTGTCCCTCCTGATGAGGGACGTACTGCGCCCGTACGTCCCTGGTTACCATGGAGACGTAGAGAAGGACGGCCAGAAATACAACCAGATGGAGGATCTGCTGGCTGAGTTTGACTTCCCGTGTGTGATGGACTGTAAGATGGGAGTGAG GACCTACCTTGAGGAAGAGCTGACTAAGGCTCGTAAGAAACCCTCCCCGAGACCCGACATGTATCAGAAAATGGTTGAGGTTGATCCCGAGGCAGCTACGCCAGAGGAAAACCTCCAGAAAGCCGTGACCAAACCCAGATACATGCAGTGGAGAGAGACCATAAGCTCAACAGCCACCCTGGGATTTAGGATAGAGGGAGTCAAG AAGGAGGACGGGACAGTGAACAGAGATTTTAAGAAAACAAAGACGAGAGAGCAAGTCACTGAGGCCTTCCATGACTTTGTCAAAGGAAATAAGGACATTCTG aacgGTTATCTAAGCAGGCTGAAGGAAGTAAGAGACACTCTGGAAATTTCCCCGTTCTTCAAAACCCACGAG GTGATTGGCAGCTCCTTGTTATTTGTTCACGACAGTAAGGGACGGGCCAAAGTCTGGATGATCGATTTTGGGAAAACTACGCCTCTTCCTGAAGGGGAAGAACTAACCCACCGAGCATCATGGCAAGAGGGCAACAGAGAGGATGGTTACCTTTCTGGACTTGATAGTTTGGTGGACATCATTTTATCCATGGTGAACTCTGAGACTTGA
- the itpkb gene encoding inositol-trisphosphate 3-kinase B isoform X2, with protein MAASALNLNGLGVMNSNQFHTQAGSSSTTSRTRTSPVGRPVLPVPDRSTYCQLLGGGTPGGGIYSPTSPKTSPRTLGPTFVFPPSSSLSPSPTPRARSPSPRSPELLGVNVGQRVRRLSSPGAEERGEGEGQEERVGETGGGERREERRRQAQLLQIHRELQNVEVRGKVGIFEAHISGIRAQVLNTELQRSPRSPRRSSSQTPSHPSQQNTALDCPMTHPQESKVTSVVQNGREREDDTMEGERREGGSKDDEKDNSATKTNTENKTLIGQNGRHSETTIQTSLVDRVFVVPGSLETLNPDATTDKEKKEGERQREKEGEKDRGEVENTQMSGDEREQTEREVRDEKEDQLCLEMLLKTETNRLEVNPETNAFPQVQSSESTPCLLDTDHTSNHSPSIPAVIITDHGLESQPQNSEGPGSDQGLGCTSSPSSSPAFGTNSSTRSLRKLSSSSASSAGFSSSWEESEEDISSDTEKGEQLLNPAVLTSQQRAHKSWKKIKNMVHWSPFVMSFKKKYPWIQLAGHAGSFKAGANGRILKKHCECEQRCLSLLMRDVLRPYVPGYHGDVEKDGQKYNQMEDLLAEFDFPCVMDCKMGVRTYLEEELTKARKKPSPRPDMYQKMVEVDPEAATPEENLQKAVTKPRYMQWRETISSTATLGFRIEGVKKEDGTVNRDFKKTKTREQVTEAFHDFVKGNKDILNGYLSRLKEVRDTLEISPFFKTHEVIGSSLLFVHDSKGRAKVWMIDFGKTTPLPEGEELTHRASWQEGNREDGYLSGLDSLVDIILSMVNSET; from the exons ATGGCAGCCTCTGCCCTGAACCTGAATGGCCTTGGAGTCATGAACag TAATCAGTTTCACACCCAAGCAGGCTCCTCTAGTACCACCTCTCGAACTAGAACCAGTCCGGTCGGTCGACCTGTGCTGCCAGTTCCAGATCGGAGCACCTATTGTCAGTTACTGGGCGGGGGAACGCCGGGTGGAGGTATCTACAGCCCAACCAGCCCTAAG ACGAGCCCTCGAACCCTGGGTCCAACCTTTGTCTTCCCTCCTTCATCCTCGCTTTCCCCCAGCCCCACCCCTCGTGCTCGCTCCCCCTCCCCGCGAAGCCCGGAGCTCCTAGGAGTCAATGTGGGCCAGCGGGTCCGACGACTGAGCTCGCCCGGCgctgaggagagaggggaaggcGAAGGGCAGGAGGAGAGGGTAGGAGAGacgggaggaggagagaggcgaGAGGAAAGGAGACGCCAGGCACAGCTACTGCAGATACACAGAGAGCTGCAGAACGTTGAG GTCAGGGGAAAAGTGGGCATTTTCGAGGCCCACATTTCCGGAATTCGTGCCCAAGTGCTAAACACTGAGCTCCAGCGCAGCCCTCGATCTCCAAGACGATCGAGTAGCCAAACCCCTTCCCATCCCAGCCAACAAAACACAGCCCTTGACTGCCCAATGACCCATCCGCAAGAGAGTAAAGTTACCTCTGTTGTCCAAAAtggaagagaaagggaggatgACACAATGGaaggagaaaggagagaaggaggaagtAAAGATGATGAGAAGGACAACAGTGCTACTAAAACCAACACTGAGAACAAGacactgattggtcaaaatggccgccattcAGAAACAACAATACAAACTTCCTTAGTAGACAGAGTGTTTGTCGTTCCAGGTTCCCTTGAGACATTAAACCCAGAtgcaacaacagacaaagagaaaaaagaaggagaaagacagagagaaaaggagggagaaaaagacagaggggAGGTAGAGAACACACAAATGTCGGGAGATGAaagagaacagacagagagagaagtgagAGATGAGAAAGAGGACCAGTTGTGTCTTGAGATGCTGCTTAAGACAGAGACTAACAGGTTGGAGGTTAACCCAGAAACAAATGCTTTTCCTCAGGTGCAAAGCAGTGAGAGCACCCCTTGTTTGCTGGACACCGATCACACCTCCAAccactctccctccatccctgcAGTCATAATAACTGACCACGGTTTGGAAAGCCAGCCTCAAAATTCTGAAGGCCCTGGCTCAGACCAGGGACTAGGCTGCACCTCAAGCCCCAGTTCTAGCCCTGCCTTTGGGACAAACTCCTCCACCCGCTCCCTCAGGAAGCTGTcgtcctcctctgcctcctcggCCGGTTTCTCCTCGTCTTGGGAAGAGTCGGAAGAGGATATTTCTAGTGATACAGAGAAAGGAGAGCAGCTTCTCAACCCTGCAGTCCTCACTTCTCAACAGAGAGCA cacAAGTCTTGGAAGAAGATTAAGAACATGGTCCACTGGTCACCGTTTGTCATGTCCTTCAAGAAGAAATATCCCTGGATACAACTGGCTGGGCATGCAG GAAGCTTCAAGGCGGGAGCAAACGGCCGTATATTAAAA AAACACTGTGAATGTGAGCAGCGCTGTTTGTCCCTCCTGATGAGGGACGTACTGCGCCCGTACGTCCCTGGTTACCATGGAGACGTAGAGAAGGACGGCCAGAAATACAACCAGATGGAGGATCTGCTGGCTGAGTTTGACTTCCCGTGTGTGATGGACTGTAAGATGGGAGTGAG GACCTACCTTGAGGAAGAGCTGACTAAGGCTCGTAAGAAACCCTCCCCGAGACCCGACATGTATCAGAAAATGGTTGAGGTTGATCCCGAGGCAGCTACGCCAGAGGAAAACCTCCAGAAAGCCGTGACCAAACCCAGATACATGCAGTGGAGAGAGACCATAAGCTCAACAGCCACCCTGGGATTTAGGATAGAGGGAGTCAAG AAGGAGGACGGGACAGTGAACAGAGATTTTAAGAAAACAAAGACGAGAGAGCAAGTCACTGAGGCCTTCCATGACTTTGTCAAAGGAAATAAGGACATTCTG aacgGTTATCTAAGCAGGCTGAAGGAAGTAAGAGACACTCTGGAAATTTCCCCGTTCTTCAAAACCCACGAG GTGATTGGCAGCTCCTTGTTATTTGTTCACGACAGTAAGGGACGGGCCAAAGTCTGGATGATCGATTTTGGGAAAACTACGCCTCTTCCTGAAGGGGAAGAACTAACCCACCGAGCATCATGGCAAGAGGGCAACAGAGAGGATGGTTACCTTTCTGGACTTGATAGTTTGGTGGACATCATTTTATCCATGGTGAACTCTGAGACTTGA